One Fontisphaera persica DNA window includes the following coding sequences:
- a CDS encoding GldG family protein: protein MSKAAVTSPSFSFSRRLGAGVEVLIACLSVLALVVMVNYLAVRHYWRKDFSASQRWTLSPRTLKVLESLPAGVKVLVYYHQDDRLYSEVTDLLREYAARNPRLRLELVDPNRQPVEANLARTRYNLAALNQRNLILFDCNGKIKTVYQQDLGDYDLEPTAELSETGQTVFRRRAKNFKGEQLFTSALIHVISPRVLKAYFVQGHGEHDPASTDEIMGYSKFAHLLRENGLETATLTLFGTAEIPNDCHLLIIAGPRTPLTQDELEKIARYLNQGGRLMVFLNYRSFGRSLNLESLMAAWGVMVGERFALDPANATPTSQFQDLVVPITEPHAVTRPLLMGSAHLLLPRVVSAIKSSGRAAETLKVDEILHTSNEGILVKDVENGRPVINPASNPRGRFSLMVAVEKGAVPGVRAERGSTRLIVGGDSMFLSNQLIESRNNRDLGGHCLNWLVDQTYLLAGIEPRPLQEYRLDLTRRQLLTLNALLLGALPGSVLLLGTLVWLRRRK, encoded by the coding sequence ATGAGCAAGGCCGCTGTGACCTCTCCCAGTTTCTCGTTCAGCCGGCGCCTCGGCGCAGGGGTGGAGGTGCTCATTGCCTGCCTTTCCGTCCTGGCGCTGGTGGTCATGGTCAATTACCTCGCCGTCCGCCATTACTGGCGCAAAGATTTTAGCGCCAGCCAGCGCTGGACGCTCTCCCCCCGTACCCTGAAGGTGCTGGAATCACTCCCCGCTGGCGTCAAGGTGCTGGTGTACTATCACCAGGACGACCGCCTTTATTCGGAAGTAACCGATTTGCTGCGCGAATACGCCGCCCGCAACCCCCGCCTGCGCCTGGAACTGGTGGACCCCAACCGCCAGCCGGTGGAGGCCAATCTGGCCCGCACCCGCTACAATCTGGCGGCTTTGAACCAGCGCAATCTCATTCTCTTTGATTGCAACGGCAAAATTAAAACCGTCTATCAGCAGGATTTGGGCGATTACGACCTCGAACCCACGGCCGAGCTTTCTGAAACTGGCCAAACCGTTTTCCGGCGGCGCGCCAAAAATTTCAAAGGTGAGCAGCTTTTCACCTCGGCGCTTATCCATGTCATCAGCCCGCGCGTGCTGAAAGCCTATTTTGTTCAAGGCCACGGGGAACATGACCCCGCCAGCACCGATGAAATCATGGGCTATTCCAAATTCGCCCATTTATTAAGGGAAAATGGGCTGGAAACCGCCACTTTGACTTTGTTTGGCACCGCCGAGATTCCCAACGACTGCCATCTGCTAATCATTGCCGGCCCGCGCACGCCTTTGACCCAGGATGAACTGGAAAAAATCGCGCGCTACCTTAATCAGGGAGGACGGTTGATGGTGTTCTTAAACTATCGCTCCTTTGGCCGCTCCCTGAATCTGGAGTCCTTAATGGCCGCCTGGGGAGTCATGGTGGGCGAACGCTTCGCCCTGGACCCCGCCAACGCCACGCCCACCTCACAATTTCAGGATTTGGTCGTGCCCATTACTGAGCCGCATGCGGTGACTCGCCCGCTGCTCATGGGCTCGGCGCATCTGCTCCTGCCCCGGGTCGTTTCCGCCATCAAATCCAGCGGACGCGCCGCTGAGACGCTGAAGGTGGACGAAATCCTTCATACCTCCAATGAAGGCATCCTGGTCAAGGACGTGGAGAATGGGCGGCCGGTCATTAATCCGGCCTCCAATCCCCGGGGACGATTTTCCCTGATGGTGGCCGTGGAGAAAGGCGCCGTGCCGGGAGTGCGCGCCGAGCGCGGTTCCACGCGGCTCATCGTAGGCGGGGACTCCATGTTTCTGAGCAACCAGTTGATTGAATCGCGCAACAATCGGGACCTGGGCGGCCATTGTCTGAATTGGCTGGTGGACCAGACTTACCTGCTGGCCGGCATCGAGCCGCGTCCCCTGCAGGAATACCGGCTGGACTTAACCCGCCGCCAATTGCTGACGCTTAATGCCTTATTGCTGGGCGCGTTGCCGGGCAGTGTGTTGCTGCTGGGCACCCTCGTCTGGTTGCGCCGCCGCAAGTGA
- a CDS encoding DUF4340 domain-containing protein yields MHSRSTWFWFGLAAALFLFILFFERHWQKPLPESGAAGPLLAGFQPDAVTRLEIRSSNYVARLQREGDYWRLLAPVAYPANPVVVQNLFQHLARLDRRILIRTENYRDFGLAPALATIRLQQDTQQIVLEVGLPSPTGDQVYVRLPAQPGIYLADIALLKEALPPEADRWRSFALLASPTNFVFDRFEVRSATRGLGFSLQYQPTNRTWRLSKPMTARAHQQRANQLVLACLEARVARFVTDDPAADPELFGCSPPELELALGTGTNDQLVVQFGSSPTNDPALVYARCLAHTNVVLVSRDLVDRLRTPYKELRDRHLFTFDPTQVQMVEVSGANPFLVRRLTNGSWRLTQPEDYPVDPVLLKELMGDLYSWEVADFEKDVVTDFTAYGLAPPWREVTLRASATNGSPASAPVLAQASLSTNVAGKFYARRSDENSVFTIEEATIYRLPQFGWQLRDRHLWSYPLTNVVRVTLREGARVNQLIRVDTNRWSFGPNSQGIMNEFAVEETVFRLGDLNAIYWVDRGEGARARHGFGADSPRLEIEVRTPGSDRFQTYALEFGPPRKQGVPLVCVTLEGQPWILEFPAPLYHLLMRELPWPRSPAAAATP; encoded by the coding sequence ATGCACTCTCGCTCCACATGGTTCTGGTTCGGCCTGGCCGCGGCGCTCTTCCTGTTCATTCTGTTTTTTGAACGCCATTGGCAAAAGCCGCTTCCTGAGAGTGGCGCCGCCGGGCCCTTGTTGGCGGGTTTTCAACCGGATGCCGTCACCCGTCTGGAAATCCGGAGCAGCAACTATGTCGCCCGCCTCCAACGCGAAGGCGATTATTGGCGGCTCCTCGCCCCCGTCGCCTACCCCGCCAATCCGGTGGTGGTGCAAAACTTGTTCCAGCATCTTGCCCGCCTGGACCGCCGAATTTTGATTCGTACCGAAAATTACCGCGACTTCGGCCTGGCTCCCGCCCTGGCCACCATCAGGTTGCAGCAGGATACTCAGCAAATCGTGCTTGAGGTGGGGTTGCCCTCTCCCACCGGCGATCAGGTGTACGTGCGCCTGCCCGCGCAGCCGGGGATTTACCTGGCTGACATTGCCCTTCTGAAAGAAGCGCTGCCCCCGGAAGCCGACCGCTGGCGCAGCTTTGCGCTCCTGGCTTCGCCCACAAACTTTGTCTTTGACCGATTCGAAGTCCGCAGCGCCACACGCGGCCTGGGTTTTTCCCTGCAATATCAGCCCACCAACCGGACCTGGCGGCTCAGCAAACCGATGACGGCCCGCGCGCATCAACAGCGCGCCAACCAATTGGTGCTGGCGTGTCTGGAAGCGCGTGTCGCACGTTTTGTCACCGATGATCCAGCCGCGGACCCTGAATTGTTTGGGTGCTCGCCGCCAGAACTTGAACTGGCTCTGGGAACGGGCACCAATGACCAGCTCGTTGTGCAATTTGGCTCCAGTCCCACCAACGACCCCGCCCTGGTCTATGCGCGCTGCCTGGCCCATACCAACGTCGTGCTGGTCAGCCGCGACCTGGTGGACCGCCTTCGCACTCCCTATAAAGAACTGCGGGACCGCCATTTATTCACTTTTGACCCCACCCAGGTTCAAATGGTCGAAGTCTCCGGGGCCAACCCCTTCCTCGTCCGGCGTCTGACCAACGGCTCCTGGCGGCTCACCCAACCGGAGGATTACCCCGTTGACCCTGTCTTATTAAAAGAATTGATGGGAGACTTGTATTCCTGGGAAGTGGCGGATTTTGAAAAGGATGTGGTTACCGATTTTACCGCTTATGGTCTGGCGCCGCCCTGGCGCGAGGTCACTTTGCGGGCCTCTGCCACCAACGGCAGCCCGGCCTCGGCCCCCGTCCTGGCCCAAGCCTCCCTGAGCACCAATGTAGCGGGGAAATTTTATGCTCGCCGCAGTGACGAAAACAGCGTCTTCACCATAGAAGAAGCCACGATTTACCGGCTCCCGCAATTTGGCTGGCAACTGCGCGACCGCCATCTCTGGTCTTATCCGCTGACCAACGTGGTGCGTGTCACCTTGCGGGAAGGCGCACGGGTCAACCAGCTTATCCGCGTGGATACCAACCGCTGGTCTTTCGGCCCCAACTCTCAGGGCATCATGAATGAGTTTGCGGTTGAGGAAACCGTTTTCCGGCTGGGGGACTTGAACGCCATTTACTGGGTGGACCGCGGAGAAGGGGCGCGCGCGCGACACGGCTTCGGCGCTGACAGTCCGCGATTGGAAATTGAAGTGCGGACACCCGGCAGCGACCGATTTCAGACTTATGCGCTGGAATTTGGGCCGCCCCGCAAGCAGGGAGTGCCGCTGGTTTGTGTCACTTTGGAGGGACAACCGTGGATTCTGGAGTTCCCTGCTCCGCTGTATCACCTGCTAATGCGTGAACTGCCCTGGCCGCGCTCGCCCGCCGCAGCCGCCACCCCTTGA